Below is a genomic region from Sphaeramia orbicularis chromosome 6, fSphaOr1.1, whole genome shotgun sequence.
ATGTTTAGAATAATTATCAGCTTATTCATAGGTGTGGTGATAGTTGGTAAGTTTGCATTCTTATCATTATTGTTACATCAATCAAAATGCTTAATTTTTCTACTtgcattaatatttttttgtgtccTTTCTGCAGCGCTCAACTTTACCAATGACTGGGCTGAAGCCAGAATGACCGCTAATGCAACCTACAAGTCTTTCAGCAACGTTGTGGTTAATGCTGAGATTGGTTTGCATGTTGGACTGTATGGCATTAATGTTACACTCAAAGGTGAGTCACTGCTGTCGCTGTTACTGTGCATCGCATGAAACACACCCATATAGCAAAAGATTACATTATGGAACAGTTCATGCATACACACAGTACTATAATAATAAGCCTATAAACTGGTTTATAAAATCTAAAACTTATGTTTCTTCTGccttttctcattttcttcaggCAATCCTGTTGTACAGTTCAACGAGACAATTGACTACAATGAGATGTTCAGCTGGCAAGAACCTATGGAAGAAGAATATGAGGAGGCCTTGGAGAAAGGCTTACCCAACCCCATCCTGTACATTGCTGAAAAATTCACCCTGGCCAGCCCATGTGGTCTGATCTACCAGTACAGATACTCAGGCCGATACGCCTCCGCAACCCTCTGGTAACACACTTAACTCATCATAGTCTGAAGCTCTATCTGTATCTACTGGGTTTTAGCTGATTCTTGTTAAAATAGACATTTAAATATGTGCAAATGAATGCTTCCACAGGACTGCATTTTGCTGCTGGCTGCTTGCCAACATCCTCTTCTCCATGCCTGTCATTTTGTACGCTGGATACATGATGATGGCCACCTCTGCCTTTATCTTCTTCTCTATGGCCTCCTTCTCCACTATCATGAATGTGCCTCAGTGTGTTTTCTCAATCGGAACCAAATCCTTTGTAACAGAGTACAGTCATTCATTCTGGCTGGCTCTGGCTACAGGTAAAGATATAACAACACATATTTATGTCTTATACTCAAAGGACAACAGTCAAGCTGATGTCTAACAAACTGAATAATCTGGTTTGCAGGTGTGTTGTGTGCCATCATTGGGATTCTGGTGGTGCTGTTTTACGTTCTAGTACCAGAGAAGATCAAAGAGGCTTTCAGCGTTGGTGTTGATATTTATGAGGATGAGGACGTTTCTTATGGGGAGGGATACATCAATACAATTTTCCTTGATGGAGTGACAATCTCACCAGTGACATCAAAACTCAAAGGGGTATGTCGGGTGAGgggggtataaaaaaaaaaaaaagatacaatagaCACAATTTTCAATCAGTGCACgttaaattaatttcttctgtgttttgctgATTGTTAACtgtgatatttgtttttcttGGGTTTCAGGAACATATATGAGGCCATCCAGTTTTCCCTCAGGAAACTCCAGACAATACTTGAAAATACACTTTTGCTAAATGTGTTACAGAGGAATTTTTCACTCATGTTAATTATCTTATTATGTCTGTATGAGCCTTTAAGTGTTGTCTTAACATTACTGTAAATAGTTATATTTGTTATGTACATTGTCATGTTACTGTAGCTGTAAATGCAATGTAAAGTTGTATGGGATCCATACAATGTGTATATAACCTGATCATTATGGATTATTACAATTTACTGTTGGATAGTCTCTTCAGGAATATTGTGTCTGGTTTGTCTGTAAGCACTTGTGTTGCATcctaataaaaagaaaacaaacagccaTTCAGCAGTGAAATTGTATTGTTGAATTGATTTAACATTACATTCATTCAGTAATGTACATTCTTGTACGCTCTGGTAAAGGTAATGATCAGCCATACTGTAAGTCTTTGAAAAGTAGGTGGGTCTTTGGCCTTCAGCGTCACCGTAATACACATAGTGCCTTTGTACAGCAGAATATCTTCTTTTAATACTGTAATAGATTATCATGTCAGATTGAGAATTAATCCCTGGTCAGTATTTCTTCATAATAACATGCATATACTGTAGGAGTAATATGGCCTTTCAAACCAAGTCCTTGAGTAATCCAAAGTATTTACAGTACAAGTACAGTTTAACTCCATACACATtataaaaatgactaaataaaaaataaatgtactcaTTTATCTCTTCATAAGAAAATAATCATGACCTTAAAGCTACTTCTCTTCAACACTGAAACTCACATAACGCACTACACACAGAGTATTCACATTGTAAGGCCATTATGACGATGTAATTCAAGATAAAACCTGAAAATGAGAACTGGATGTTCTTTACAGCATTGCAACAAGaggctgaaaaataaaataatagaaaaataaattcTCCTGTCCCCACTGTGCCACCTGTCCTGCAGCTTCCCTTTGCCCCCGCCCAGACAGACATGCACTACAGTGGGCTGATGTATGCAGCGTCTCTAAATGTAGATAGGCGTCTCCTGTCCTGTCAGCAGTCTGAACATCACAGCAGGCATCGTCTTCATGTTGATCTGGCACAGAAATGGAGAGGAAAGAAGCAATGACAATTACACTGTCAACTTAAGAGCCCACTTACAGTCCATCGCTTGAAACCAGCCCTAATTTAGTCTTTTCTCTGCCACCAGGGAGTCAGGAGGGACCTTGGATCCATGACTGACAGATAATGAGCTTTTATAGCTTTCAAGGATTTATATAGTGATAAATACTAGGAAATACTGCAAAAGCATAATATCTGCAAAGCAAtttatgcatctatttttttaatgGTTCACTATGCAAGAGTTAGAGAGATTTAAgtggatctaattgcagaaatgtttTGTAAAATTCATAATTATGGTTCCATTAGTGTACAATCACATGAACTTTTTTGTTATGTCAACAGGGGGAGCAGGTCACCTTGCGTGGAGTCCACCATCAATGTGTTTCTACAACAGCTCAAATAGATatgctttttccattttattgtgtGGTGTCCAgagttaaggtgcattactgacatttactgtatttaagtCATGACCAGAATTAACATGCCCTTCACTAAAAAGCTCAGAATGGCAAAAACAagagatgtttgtgtttttaatgacCACTGTAGTTGAGCTAAACTGTGAATGAACACCATTAAGATGAACCTGTAAactgcataaaaataaatataatagagCACAACTGCAGGAGGACAATGTTTATGTTCAAAGGGGTAAGGACTGCATCTCCATTATGAAGCTGATTTGGAATTATCTTACAGTGGAATATCattgatggccactagatgctggccTCAAACAGGCTAGACTCTCAGAGGCTCATAATGAACTAGTatgtgacccgtggggaaccacaggttgtagatgtcgGGGGGGATTGCGGTCGATGATTGTCAGAGCGGTGCAAACTGAAGACGCTTAATATTCCTGTAACTCTCCGGGCctactccactgctgtatggcccccccgggaatgctgggtcccatgaatttgtcatgtttcccCCCCTTTAACGGCGGCCCAGGCTGCAGGTGCCAATGTTAATACCGATATGTCGAGACTGTGGGAGTAAATGCGgagttcctgtttttaactttttttcctgtcatgcagcgtggtactgcgcctCCATGATTGTACAgcaactgtattccaaaatgGCTAATATCGCCaaaaaatactggtcctatcaacttgtctggatatttaatgtggaaacgggactattcctcaactgtaggtaccaaattggccaggtaaaaacatctcaatttgtcagaatcgtgccaatacacacacacacgcacacacattgacgctctgagcccttccagtattatgatatagattcctCTGCAAAAAATCTCTCCAGGATTCATTCTGTTATAATTTGCTTTACTTAAACTCGGACTTAAATTACTGGCCCATTAATACGGTTTTAAGGTGAAAAGAAGGCTTTGATGAAGTTTCTGTTTacttacaacattttttttcctgacagctcCACAGTAGTTGTGCTTAAAAAAACATACACTAATTAGACTATATAAGAATAAGTTTAATAAAGTTTATTTCCTAGCATTTCCCGTTAGCGCTCCCTCTACCtccatttgtccaaatatggtcacttctagctccaaaaagccaacctAGCAAAAGCAAAACAACTTCTGGCTTTAAAACATCAGCCTAAAAGCTGGTAAAAGCAGGGTTCTCCAGCAGAAAACAGCAAAATCAGGTGCCTCTCAGCTATGACtgcaaatttgaagaaaaagaaggaaagctGGCCCTTGATCACTTCAGCAAACATTTTAGTGGTACAAATAAATGTCTTCTTCTGAGTCCTCTTGCACTgagctttttgtctttttccattgGTCTGACAACATTATGATGGATCTGTCCCCTTCATATACACTTTATGGTATTTTCAAATTCTTTGTCTTTTCCTGATttctacatactgcagctttaattgatTAAATAAATCTATACATACACTGTTGCCTATAGAGTTGGAAAAaaattgttttcagacacattcctctttatattcctatttacacacatcagtaattaccttTGACCACGTAATATGTCTACATacagagtcccagttacactttatcgattaagaataaataacataaatcacaatcatttcatgagaagaggtaaaaatatttaagtACAACTTTAAGGGCAACACTGTACTTCTATACTAATGCACATCCTTATCTGTATTTCTCACAAAATttcttttaatttagtttttacatattttttgagcATCATTGACATGTATAAAAATTTTATCAGATGTTTAATAGTTGTGTGCAGTTAATTTACTAAACCATTCCCAAACTGATTTAATGTGTACGTATGTGAGTCTTTAAAAGCCTCTAAGAAAGAGCGATTTGTGTGGTGCAGTAATCAGTGAAAATTACCATCTTGTGGCATGAGGAGCTCTTACCTCACCCACTGAGACAGACAGGGTTTGAACAATCTTCTCATGTGCCATAGCAACAACACTCTGACCATTTATCTCAATGATTCTGTGTCCAACACGAACGCCACCTCGTTCTGCAATGCCCCCCCGCATCAGACTGCAGATCTGAGcatggagaaagaaagaaaaaacaaggcttgtaagagattcaggtgtcCTATGTAATTATGTGGTGCTGCTCATTAAAGCCCCCCCCTCACTCCTTTTGGTGGAGTCTTACTCACAATGCCATTCTGAACACTGAAGCCGAGCTGGAACTTAAGGTCAGGTCTCTTGATGAGGACGGTGGTGACAGGAGGACAGCTCACTATACTCAGCTTTACCTTCACGTTATTCTTCAGACCCTGGGATATGGAAATATGTAAAGACACAGTACG
It encodes:
- the duox2 gene encoding dual oxidase maturation factor 1; protein product: MTFYDDIYPFYVLQRTSFIFSGRLLTIILVFLVLAVSLLVILPGIRGKSRLFWMFRIIISLFIGVVIVALNFTNDWAEARMTANATYKSFSNVVVNAEIGLHVGLYGINVTLKGNPVVQFNETIDYNEMFSWQEPMEEEYEEALEKGLPNPILYIAEKFTLASPCGLIYQYRYSGRYASATLWTAFCCWLLANILFSMPVILYAGYMMMATSAFIFFSMASFSTIMNVPQCVFSIGTKSFVTEYSHSFWLALATGVLCAIIGILVVLFYVLVPEKIKEAFSVGVDIYEDEDVSYGEGYINTIFLDGVTISPVTSKLKGEHI